In the genome of Gloeotrichia echinulata CP02, one region contains:
- a CDS encoding DUF433 domain-containing protein yields the protein MAINNLLSRISIDPNICFGKPCIKGHRIWVSLILDLLAGGETIETVLVEYPGLEREDILACIAYAAEMTRDNYVEIPLGLQNESNSRISYYSQACLFSNSPHA from the coding sequence CTATAAATAATTTACTTTCTCGAATTTCCATTGACCCCAATATTTGTTTCGGTAAACCTTGTATTAAAGGTCATCGCATCTGGGTATCTCTAATTTTAGACTTACTTGCAGGTGGAGAAACAATTGAGACAGTTTTGGTAGAATATCCAGGTTTGGAACGAGAAGATATCCTGGCTTGTATTGCATACGCTGCGGAAATGACAAGAGATAACTATGTGGAAATTCCTTTAGGATTGCAAAATGAGTCAAACAGCCGTATTTCATATTACTCTCAAGCCTGTTTATTCTCAAACAGTCCCCACGCCTGA